CGCAAAATATCAGCAAAATAGATGCTGATACCGGTAgcggtcaaaatcctgaatatcggccgattaatttcggtaaaaccgataatcggtcgatcacTAGTAAGAAGGAAAAATTACTTGTTTATAGTtttgtattaatttatttattttttatttttttaaactgctaTTTAATTACCTTCTCCCAATCCTTCATACACAGGCCAGATGGCCACTTGTAAAGTGTCGGGGCAAGAAAGCGGCTTGCCCAGCAGTACTCGGGGAGATGCTGAAGACATGGAGCTGACAGAATTGGGGCCACTCTTGGAAACAGGAAGAGAAAGAAAGGGCCAGGCATCAAACTCTGTAAGTATACAGCAACGTGTGATTGCTGAATATATCACTCCTTTTgcataaaatataccttttattttCTGCTTGTGTCTATAAGGTATCTGTAAAGTGTTTAAAGGGGCTGTCGCGTCATGGACAAtggagggcatatcgctaggatatgcccccattgtcttataggtgcggctcccatcactgggacccacacctttatcgagaacggagccccgcaaatgaaggattgcgcatgcgcagccaacCTCCATAAATTTTTCTATGGAGCTGGCGAAAATGGCTGattgctggcttggctatttctgttggccccatagaaatgaatgggagcgggggccgtgcgtgtgcggtacgctcccattcacttctatggggagacggCTTGGTGATGGCCATACCGGAGTCCCCCGGGCACAACattgcggggctctgttctcgatataagtGCGGTTAccagcagtgggacccacacctataagacaacaggggcatatcctagcgatatgcccccattgtccatgctgacacaatccctttaagccactTTTCCCATTGCCTATGCTGAGGCTTCTGTCGGGGAATCTTTCAGATGAAGCTTCAGGCACACACAATGTATCAGGTGCTTCTCAGAAGGCCATTATTAAATGGGTTCAATGCAAatcatttaaaatggccaccagaaaCCTGTCCTAGAATATGAATAAAACTGTTTGCCACCACTTAGAGCTGCCTAGGTGGGAGAGGGGGCGGgcctcactacactgctctacaatggTGGGATGCTGCCTACGATATGCTattatggctgagcagcctgacagaaaAACTCACCAGTATGctgtatatgcaagtgccagatcATATTGTGTATTGAGACCAAGTCACTCCCCTAAATGGCTCTGCAAGGGTAAGTTAACCAATACTGCTCACATCCtgggacaggttgctggcagccattttaaatcattccggagaacccctttaaaaatatttcacagagatagatagatagctagatagatattttttttttttttaaatgcagtagAAGAACGAAACCTGTGGTGAGTActtagagacaaaaaaaaatcaattggtATAATGTGGGCCAATGGGTCTATTTATTGCATGTGCCAGGAGCTATCCATAGAGGTCGCTATGGTCTGATGCCTAACCTTCACTATATCAGAAACTACAAGGTACAGTGTTTAAAGGGGATGCCCAATGAAGACTGACTGAGGGAAGATACAGCCAGCCAGACCACCCTGACATTTCCACAATCGGTgtaatgtagtattacatggcgaCCATGTCTGATTGTCCATATAGTAAATGAATGGCTGGATTCCAATGGAGCGAGAAGTGAGCTTATAGAGGGAGATCGCTATTATTTAGTGTGGTTGGCTTAGTGAGACAATCCCTCCCAATGTACTATTGGAGCAAAATGAAATGAGTTGCAGAGGTGCAGGTTTGTGTTCATGGTGTATTGCAATCCTGATCGTTTTTATTAGTGATGATTTTACTTGTTAGACTAAATATATTGTTCTTCCCCTTAAAGATACTTGAGACCCAGTAATCTACTCGGGTAGATAGCAGAAACGGTGAACCAAAGATTTGTTTCCTTGTAACAGATAGTCCAGTGATATTAGATGTTTTGAAATGAAATAATGCCTGATTCTGCTATAGGGAAATGAAAGCCAAGCAGCAAAGTTGGctcaagaagaagaggaggaggaggaggaggttagAGTACTGACCTTACCACTTCAAGCACATCATGCCATGGAGAAAATGGAAGAGTTTGTTTATAAGGTGAgaaaattaaaggagttgtcagggctaaagatattgatgacctatgccaaGGATCGGTCATCACTATCAGCTTTCAAAGGAGAAATCCACAGcacaccaaattttttttttttttttttttttcagaagatGCTTTTAATACATAACGTTTTATTTTACATCATTTTGTTCAATACAGAGAAAGTGTCAATGTAACCGGCCATGAAAGAAACCCCAACGTTTCAGTCGGGTAATGACCTTTATCATGATATCCAGAAGGAATATAAAACAATATCTTATGGGATAAACTAGATTGCAAACTGATAATAAAAATAATCAGGATGTAGCATTAAAATGCCAATAAATGGTAGATGCTTTTTCATATAAATAGggaaagtatatgtatatatgctggCTGGATTAGCAATCGTATATCACTCTCGGTAAAAATGGTTCAGAGGAGAAAAGGGCAAATAAAGTAGGGGATAAATGGGTGTATAGTGTGCATAAATATCCTCTGTATATAAGTCCAAACAGTGTAATTAGTTACAttaaggtgtatatatatatatatatatatatatagtacaattGGGTATACATAAGAATAATTATGGAGGGTGAAGGTCACTGGAGAAATGAAGGCAATCAAGTAGGGAATGGACAAGTGCATGAATATCCACTACATCCCTATAATATAATTAAGTCCCTATAATATAATCAAGTACATATACTACTGTTGGGTATATATAAAGGATCATGGAGAGGGGCATAGAGTACAGTACCTGTGGCCTCAGTTGGACATGTGTGCTATGGAAGCGGACGCCAGTTCGGGCGTGCCACCTTTACATAGGGGTTGGAATGTAGCGTCTTCCAGGAGGTGACGCATCGGGTGTCTGACGTCACCCGGTCAAGAGGCGCGCGCATGTGCATAGCGCACGGTGAGGCTGAAGAGGGCAAGCACTATGCCCTTATTGTACGGAAACTTCCTACAATGTAAATACATAATGGGGGGATCCTGGTATGTTGGGTATATGTAAATAGTGTAATAGGAGGGAGAAAAGGAGGGGATGCTAAAACAAGGATAATTAAGCTACGGCTGCAAAATGGGAAGATGTGATGGACACTGATAGTCTATGGGAGTATTAAGCTATAATTACTGGATATACAGAAGAGGATAAGGGTGATATGATGTATGTGTTAATGACTCAAATATAAGTGTAAGCTGAAGATATAGTGAGATATTGAAGTACTGTATATTGAAGACAGAGTTGAAAAGAATCCAAATAAAAGGACAGAactgacaaaataataaaaatggtagGAAGGGTAAAGTGGTTAGTCAAAAAATTATAACTGGTTGGTTATGAGGGGTAGAATAGTTAATGGAGGGTGGAGAAGGGGGGTGGGAAATCTCACCCATGGGATCTAGATCCCTAGGGACCATAGTCCCTCACGATCAGATTGGCAGGTATCTGACTTCTGACACCCCCTTCTGATGAGCTGATTGCAGGGGTCACGAGGCATATGCAAGCGCTGCATCCTCTTCAGATGCATGCTGTCTCTCTTGCAATGTTGGTGAAGTTTAATTGCAGTTGTTATCTCTTTCAAGTGAACTGGAGagaaagctgtaattacactgcaccaccagaACAAGGGAGACAActtgcaggtaaacattgaagaggaaaCAGCTGTCTCAAGAGCACTGCAGCTCTTTAGAAAAGCTGATCGGTGGtgttgctgggtgtcagacccccaccaatctgatattgatgatttatcctgatggatagttcatcaatatctatagcccggacaaccccttaaacatTTTACTGGTAAAACTATGTTTATATCATCGGTGGCTGAAAAATCTGATGCTGATATGAAACAAGTAGAATCTTCCTCAATAATTGtcaattttagtttttgtttctGGGGTGCAGTTTTTAAATCTACATGCAGACAAATTTGCACTATACCTATTCCCTCCTGTATGTTGCATTTTATTGATGATGTGCTCATTCTATGGAAAAGGGTATAAGCTGAAATTCATGGAATTTTTGTACCTAAACCTTGGAATGTACTTTATTACAAACTTACCACCAAGCGCtctacccatagaagtgaatgggagtgcactgcgcatgcgctgtcgttgcacctattcatttctatggagccaacgGAAGTAGCCGAGCCATCACCGCTATTTTCGGTGGCCGCATAGAAATTAATGCAGggcagccgcgcatgcgcggtgcacccTCCGGGACTTTGCCTGctgcctagcgatatgccccaattgtcttagattggaatacccatttaagcCTTGTATTCTGGAAAGTGAGAGTAATGAATatgtggagtctctgtgggtAGAAGTACATGGAgggaaaaacaataataatatatGGATAGATTAGCCCCCTAATATAACAGAGTTCTCAGAAATCTATTACTAATGGAAATATACGAGGCAGCAGAGGTCagtattatgggagacttcaactacccagatatagactgggaaactgaaacctgtcgatttcattaaaaaaaataggggGAGATTTTTgcaaaaggaaaactggcttagttgcctattgcaaccaatcagattccaccttatatttttcagagctactttggaaaatgaaagtaggaatctggttgctatgggcaactaagactactttcacactggcattttggctttctgtttgctctcacaagcggtccaaaaggatcagttttgccctgatgcattctgaatggaaaaggatccgctcagaaggcatcagtttgcctttgttctgtctccattccgctttggagactgacaccaaaatgctgcttgcagtgttttggtgtccgtctgacgaaactgagccaaacggatccgtcctgacacacaatataagtcaatggggacggatctgttttctatgataCAATATGGCACAATTGAAAACTGGTCCGtcctcaattgactttcaatggtgttcaagacggctccctcttggctatgttaaactgatccgttctgaacggatgcatgcggtttctATTATCTGAACGTATccttctgtgcagatccatgacggatctgcaccaaacgcgagtgtgaaagtagccgaagccTGTTTTcccttgcaccagttttgatctcCCTCATAGATTCTTGTCAGTAACTAAAGACCataacctttcccaactggtacaAGATCTTACAAGGGGACttcgtattaaccaatagacctggcaGAGCAAAAGacttgcaggttgggggacacctggcaaatagtgaccataatataATACAATTTCAACTAGGAATTTAAACGCAGTCATTTCATTTAGCCACCATATGTATGCAAACTCCATAAGATTGGTAACACAGTTTGGACTGAGCCGTCATTAAGATACTCCagcatagcatctcttagaaagccTTCAGTTAACCCATAACATATGTTAGACTTACCGGCCGacagtttctgggctctgtttttgacccctttttgaatattggcgccACCCTTATCAAGAGCCAATCATGTGGAACAGATTATGTCATtctagagtccttaaatataagaaataagggtctgtctgtTACATTAATTCACTATCTGGAAATTTTTTGGGAGTATACATCTCAGTGGAAACTAAAAATATAACGGAAATTTAGGACGCTAAAACTAATATGCTTTATTAATACTAGTTAAAAACCAGGGGAAATGTGAAACATGATTCACTCATATGTAAAATCTTCTATCAAAGATGCCTAATCTGGTTGGGTCTATTTTACACACCCAATACCGATATTAAGGTGGATTACAAAACAAAATAGGGTTGATGGTGTTTATAGTAAATATGAGAGCACCTGATGGTCAGTGTTCTGCTCACTGAAGTATGACCAGCTCCCACAGACTGACCCCTTATATATGTTACTCACCTGCTGGTTATTTATGACAGCACACAGCCAAAATGGGAATACTCTCAAGACACCTCACCACCTGCCCACCACTAACAAAAGCTACCGTATATGTTGCATCACATGCTCGATGCGTTTCATCAAAGAATCATCAGGAGCGGATGTAAAGCAAGGTAGAAGAGCATGTAGTGGAAACTTATGCTGCCACACTGGTGTTGTGTGACAGCTCCTCCTTTGTGCGTGTCCCATTGGCCGCGTGTTCTTCACTCCTCCAAGGGGTGTGGCTAACTCCCATTTATATCCCGGCAGTTGGGTTTTAACCCTGAGTCATACATTGTATGAGGAGCAATAATAGCAGCCACTTATTTTATGGTTGACTGGGCCCGTTTATAAATAACCCTGACATGGTTATGGGCCCAACATGGATTACCATAAATGTGCATTACCATTAACTGTGGCCCCAATTCCCGGTTTATTAACAGCGCTTTAATATCACCACCGTAACAGATGTTCTTTATAGTTTCTTCTCATGTACATTGTCTCTGATTTTTGGGCCTTGGCTGTTACTATGTTGCATCTTAAATGGCTGGCTGCATCTAATGTTCCACTTGCCCATATACTATGAGTTCACCATATAACTTCCAAATTATGATATTTACATCTAGTGATCCACTAGCCCCTCATATGGATTCACTAACTTAGAAATCGTGACGTCACTATCTTGGAACGTATAGCGGCCATGGCTTTGTTCAATTCGCCATTCATCATCACCGTTCTCATAGTGTCCCTATTCAGTTACATGTCCCGATAGGCGACCTGCGCACATCGTCCCTGCTAACTAGTAAGGAGAGGAGGCTGGATTTATCTTGTCCGGCCGCGGCTGACGCGAAGGGGTAAGGCACTTCAGCTCCTCCTTTGTGCGTATCCCATTGGCTGCTTGTTCTTCACTCCTCTAGGGGGTGTGGCTCACTCCCATTTATATCCCGCCAGTTGGCACGGCCGCAGTAGAGCCGGAGATTCTGTCACACAACACCAGTGTGGCAGAATAAGTTTCCACTACATGCTCTTCTACCTTGCTTTACATCCGCTCCTGATGATTCTTTGATGAAATGCATCGAGCATGTGATGCAACATATATGGTAGCTTTTGTTAGTGGTGGGCAGGTGGTGAGGTGTCTAGAGAGTATTCCCATTTTGGCTGTGTGTTGTCATAAATAACCAGCCGGTGGGTAACATGTATAAGGGGTCAGTCTGTGGGAGCTGGTCTTACTTCAGTGAGCAGAACACTGACCATCAGGCGCTCTCATACTTACTATAGACACCATCCACCCTATTTTGTTTTGTAATCCACCTTCATATCGGTATTGGGTGTGTAAAATAGACCCAACCAGATTATTAGGCATCTTTGATAGAAGATTTTACATATGAGTGAATCATGTTTCACATTTCCCCTGTTTTTTAACTAGTATTAATAAAACATATTAGTTTTAGCGTCCTAAATTTCTGTGATATTTTTTGTTTCCACTGAGatgtataccccccaaaattttcCAGACAGTGAATTAATGTAagagacagacccttatttcttatatttaaggactctagaATGACAGGATCTGTTCCACATGATTGGCTCTTGGCAAGTGTGgcaccaatattcaaaaaggggtcaaaaacagagcccagaaatgGTCGGCCGGTAAGTCTAACGTGTTATGGGTTAACTGAAGGCTTTCTAAGAGAAGCTATGCTGGAGTATCTCAATGAGGGCTCAGTCCAAACTGTTACCAATCTTATGGAGTTTGCATACATATGGTGGCTTAATGAAATGACTGTGTTTAAATTCCTAGTTGACTTTACAGTGTgcatattggtattcaggttttAATATAAAtctacatttttctattttttataaaaaggtaTGGGAAGGCCGGTGGAGAGTAATTCCTTATGATGTGCTCCCTGATTGGCTTAAGGACAATGATTATCTTTTGCATGGACACCGTCCACCAATGCCTTCATTCCGCGCCTGCTTCAGGAGCATTTTCAGAATACATACTGAGACTGGAAATATATGGACTCATTTACTAGGTATGTTACTGGTGAATACTGTATAATGGAAGCTTATTATAAATGGGTGGGTAGGAAGCATGGCATCTGTGCTGCCATGTATATACAAACTCTGCCGAAAACCAGATGTGTTTACACTCTCGCCATGCAGGTTCAGTTGATGTGTTAGTGAGCAAGTTTGATGACTATCTTTAGTAGAATATGTTCATAATTTTCTAAATGCTCTTGTTAACCTATTAAAAGAGCACTGCGCTCAGAAAAATATCAGAGTACAGTAAGTTTTTAGTCGTCTTTTAAATGCATCCTGTTTTCCAGCTTGTATATTTTTTCTCACTTTAGTTTGGTTTTCATTACTTCGCTCCATTCACAGGTTTTCTACTATTCCTTTTCCTGGGGGTTTTGACGATGCTTAGACCTAACATGTACTTCATGGCTCCCCTGCAAGAAAAGGTGGTTTTTGGAATGTTCTTTTTGGGGGCCGTGTTGTGTCTCAGCTTTTCCTGGCTGTTTCACACTGTGTACTGTCACTCAGAGAAAGTATCCCGCACATTCTCTAAGTAAGTATTTTCATATTCGTGCTGTTTAGATACTTGTAAGCAGTGCAGTGAACACACTTACGTACTTGCCCCTCTTCATATGAGCAGTGACGTAAGAGTTTGTGAAGAGGAGCCCAATAAGAGAAGAAAGAAGCATCAAGAGGATATGTTACAATATTTCTTATAGTCACTTGTGCTCTTTATGTAAAACATGTAATGACATTTATTCTTTAAGGTTGCCAGTTTTTTAAATATTGGCCCTGGTTAATCTTAATCTAGCTCCAATGACAATTATATATTCAGATTTGTTCAGAACCCTCTAGGGGTGtacctaaaggctcatgggccctggtgtaagagttcagcttgggcccccctaacCTCAATGCCCCTTCATACCTCAACTTCAAATTTCAACCTCATATCTCAACATACCCAAAAATTAGAACTACGGCTCCACCATATTTGATAATAAGAAAAATCTTTATTGAATACAAATTTAGACCGATATTATCACATGTAAATACAGCAGTAAACAGGCATATTTGGTGAGGAAAGAACCCTGAAGGGAACCGGGGCATTGACACACACGGGCATACAAGAGCGCAAGAAACGCAACATAAGGACCAAGAACAAGAAACGCCGGACATACAAATCCGATAGGAGTATAGGTAGGCAAATGACTTGGGGATCGGCGCGCTCTTTGGGTATTTTATTATATTCCTTGATTTCCACATTTGCCTACCTATACTCCTATCGGAtttgtatgtctggtgtttcTTGTTCTTGGTCCTTATGTTGCATTTCTTGCACTCTTGTATGCTCGTGTGTGTGTGTCGATCCCCCAGTTCCCTTCAGGGTTCTTTCCTCACCAAATATGCCTGTTTACTGCTGTTTTTACATGCGATTAATATCGGTCAAAATTTttattcaataaagatttttCTTATTATCAAATATGGTGGAGCCGTAGTTCTAATTTTTCGGTATTAGTTTTGTATAGCAGAGGCTCTCCCTAGTTGATTTTCTCCATGACACGGTGCTTATAATTGGTGGGTCTCCTATCTCAACATGCCATATTGGTTTAAGCTCCACTCAAACTGCAACCCCGTGCCACTTCTGCAGGCTGGCTCCGTGCTCTGCAGGCAGCTTACCTGCATCTCTGGACTCACTCCCCACCCGGCTGTCTTTTACACTGCGTGTTCTCACCACATCTGTTTCTGGAAGTGGGCGATTTGCCCTTGCAGATCGGCACGTGCCTTGCACATCGGTTCTAGGAAGGCTATGCTGCATGTATAATGTAGGGAT
This is a stretch of genomic DNA from Bufo gargarizans isolate SCDJY-AF-19 chromosome 3, ASM1485885v1, whole genome shotgun sequence. It encodes these proteins:
- the ADIPOR1 gene encoding adiponectin receptor protein 1, which translates into the protein MATCKVSGQESGLPSSTRGDAEDMELTELGPLLETGRERKGQASNSGNESQAAKLAQEEEEEEEEVRVLTLPLQAHHAMEKMEEFVYKVWEGRWRVIPYDVLPDWLKDNDYLLHGHRPPMPSFRACFRSIFRIHTETGNIWTHLLGFLLFLFLGVLTMLRPNMYFMAPLQEKVVFGMFFLGAVLCLSFSWLFHTVYCHSEKVSRTFSKLDYSGIALLIMGSFVPWLYYSFYCSPQPRLIYLSIVCVLGISAIVVAQWDRFSTPKHRPTRAGVFLGLGLSGIVPTLHFTIAEGFVKATTVGQMGWFFLMAVMYITGAGLYAARIPERFFPGKFDIWFQSHQIFHVLVVAAAFIHFYGVSNLQEFRYGLEGGCTDDSLL